In one window of Cellulophaga sp. HaHa_2_95 DNA:
- a CDS encoding cation:proton antiporter: protein MEILSSYNLIIEVSVIIILSFLFNSIAKKTNIPAVLMLIVLGVGLQFGLQYVNSDAIDFFPILEILGIVGLIMIVLEAALELELKREKLMPILKSFVVALLGLFLSAWIAALILYQFIPDMNMHSAWLYATPLSILSSAIIIPSVNELKSHKKEFHIYESTFSDIIGIMMFYFLAGKLNPAEDTGIVGFTSNLLLTIVISLIASYAIILIFQNIKSQVKLFLLIAVLLLLYAVGKKMHLSSLIIILIFGLVIANMKLFFKGKLSKLLDYKKAHHIYHELHTITAETAFVVRTFFFVIFGLTIAITSIFNINVAIISSLIIVSIYAIRAVLMLIFVGKDMLPQLFIAPRGLITVLLFYAIPEEAKVEGFDSGILLFVIIATSLIMTFAMIYDKRRSNAAINKANLNKVGSTKWVAPTIKEE, encoded by the coding sequence ATGGAAATATTATCTTCTTATAATCTTATAATTGAAGTTTCTGTCATCATAATTTTATCTTTTTTATTTAATTCTATAGCTAAAAAAACTAATATTCCTGCAGTATTAATGCTTATTGTTTTAGGTGTTGGCTTACAATTTGGTTTACAATACGTAAATAGTGATGCGATTGATTTTTTTCCGATACTAGAAATCTTAGGAATTGTGGGACTTATTATGATTGTGCTAGAAGCTGCACTTGAATTAGAGTTGAAACGCGAAAAATTGATGCCTATTTTGAAGTCTTTCGTGGTGGCGCTTTTAGGCTTGTTTCTATCTGCTTGGATCGCAGCTTTAATTTTATATCAATTTATTCCTGATATGAACATGCACTCTGCTTGGTTATACGCTACACCACTCTCAATTCTATCCAGTGCTATTATTATTCCGAGCGTAAATGAGTTAAAATCACACAAAAAAGAGTTTCATATTTACGAGAGCACGTTTTCTGATATTATAGGTATTATGATGTTTTATTTTCTAGCAGGAAAACTTAATCCAGCTGAAGATACGGGCATTGTAGGTTTTACAAGCAACCTACTGCTAACCATTGTTATATCATTGATCGCTAGTTATGCGATAATTCTTATTTTTCAGAATATAAAAAGTCAGGTTAAATTATTTTTATTAATTGCTGTACTGCTATTGCTATATGCCGTAGGTAAAAAGATGCACTTGTCTTCCCTAATCATCATTCTAATATTTGGCTTAGTTATCGCCAATATGAAGTTATTCTTTAAAGGAAAGCTGTCTAAACTCTTAGACTATAAAAAAGCTCATCATATCTATCATGAATTGCATACCATCACCGCAGAAACTGCTTTTGTTGTCCGAACCTTTTTCTTTGTTATTTTTGGACTGACCATAGCCATTACATCTATTTTCAATATTAATGTAGCTATCATAAGCTCCTTGATTATTGTCTCTATCTATGCGATTAGAGCCGTCTTGATGCTCATTTTCGTTGGGAAGGATATGTTACCACAATTATTTATTGCACCAAGAGGACTTATTACAGTGCTTTTGTTTTATGCCATTCCTGAAGAAGCTAAAGTAGAAGGTTTTGATTCTGGAATTTTATTGTTCGTAATTATAGCTACGAGTTTAATAATGACCTTCGCTATGATTTATGATAAAAGACGCTCTAATGCTGCGATCAATAAAGCTAATTTAAATAAAGTAGGTAGCACAAAATGGGTTGCACCTACGATAAAAGAAGAATAG